A genomic region of Denticeps clupeoides chromosome 9, fDenClu1.1, whole genome shotgun sequence contains the following coding sequences:
- the LOC114796811 gene encoding uncharacterized protein LOC114796811 yields the protein MVKKINASKDMNMNNKIYANVTASNLRTTTGALQSGAEHGEGFRRYSWAAVCLGLLGLVLLGVAAGLCIKYRTERDQILERYTGLHEDLLTNYSSFEKQKVQLETNYSSLVKERDQLSSLRSMLEAKVTQLEKQFQEFNCRIFRSATEDVWHESRKYCREKGGDLVMIKSKKKQTVLNEMRLNGWIGLSDESEEGKWTWVDTTTAHTTFWGKGQPDNSGSVDEDCAVFHSKDDNPLSTWHDDKCSSKHLAIYFYYLRLRRQDYNRHHTKNFLLRVENVFVNGGQRCSDTVFIDISVHVQKMSKNQDMIMEDEIYANISDQKMTTGSQQPAGEQSEGISRYRPAAVCLGLLGLVLLGVAAGLCVKYKVDREQLLNRYTSLQKQKDQLETNYTSVVEERDQLSSLRSKLEEELNRLNGLIFISATKDVWNASRNYCREKGGDLVVINSREKQVVINKMGLNGWIGLSDESEDKTWRWVDGTTLTAKYWDKGQPNNMNEDCVVFHSKKDNTLLTWHDYPCSSKQLAICELVSRA from the exons ATGGTTAAAAAAATCAACGCAAGTAAGGATATGAACATGAATAACAAAATCTATGCAAATGTAACAGCCAGCAACCTGAGGACAACCACTGGAGCTCTGCAGTCTG GCGCGGAACATGGAGAAGGATTCCGCCGTTACAGCTGGGCTGCTGTGTGTCTGGGTCTGCTGGGTTTGGTCCTGTTGGGCGTCGCTGCAGGTCTCTGTATCAAGTACAGGACGGAGAGGGACCAGATACTTGAGAGGTACACAGGCCTGCATGAAGATTTACTCACCAACTACTCAAGCTTTGAAAAGCAGAAAGTCCAGCTAGAGACCAACTACTCAAGCCTGGTTAAAGAGAGAGACCAGTTATCCAGTCTAAGAAGCATGTTAGAAGCTAAAGTCACCCAACTTG AGAAACAATTTCAGGAGTTCAACTGTCGAATTTTCCGATCTGCTACTGAAGACGTGTGGCATGAGAGCAGAAAATATTGtagagagaagggaggagacCTGGTGATGATAAAAAGTAAGAAGAAGCAG ACCGTCCTTAATGAAATGAGGCTCAATGGATGGATCGGCCTTAGTGATGAATCTGAAGAGGGGAAGTGGACATGGGTGGACACCACCACAGCTCACACTAC ATTCTGGGGAAAAGGGCAGCCTGACAATTCGGGTTCAGTGGATGAAGACTGCGCTGTATTTCATTCCAAAGATGACAACCCACTGTCAACCTGGCATGATGATAAATGTTCAAGCAAACACCTTGCAATCT ATTTTTATTACCTTCGTCTG AGAAGGCAGGATTACAACAGACATCATACTAAGAACTTCCTACTTCGagttgaaaatgtatttgtgaacGGAGGACAGCGGTGCAGTGACACAGTGTTCATAGACATTAGTGTTCATGTTcagaaaatgagcaaaaatcaGGACATGATCATGGAGGATGAAATATATGCTAATATTAGCGACCAGAAGATGACTACTGGGTCTCAACAGCCTG CCGGGGAACAAAGTGAAGGAATCAGCCGCTACAGACCGGCTGCTGTGTGTCTGGGGCTGCTGGGTTTGGTCCTGTTGGGCGTCGCCGCAGGTCTCTGTGTCAAGTACAAAGTGGACAGAGAGCAGCTACTCAACAGGTACACAAGCCTTCAAAAGCAGAAAGACCAGCTAGAGACCAACTACACCAGCGTGGTGGAAGAGAGAGACCAGCTATCTAGTCTAAGAAGCAAGCTTG aggaaGAACTAAACAGATTAAATGGTCTAATTTTCATCTCTGCTACTAAAGATGTGTGGAATGCGAGCAGAAATTATTGtagagagaaaggaggagaccTGGTGGTAATAAACAGTAGAGAGAAGCAG gttgtcattaataaaatgggaTTGAACGGATGGATCGGCCTCAGTGACGAATCTGAAGACAAAACGTGGAGATGGGTGGATGGAACCACACTGACTGCAAA ATACTGGGATAAAGGACAGCCCAACAATATGAATGAagactgtgttgtgtttcattcCAAAAAAGACAACACGCTGTTAACCTGGCACGATTACCCATGTTCTAGCAAACAGCTTGCCATCTGTGAGCTTGTCAGTAGGGCATAA